One window of the Methylocystis parvus OBBP genome contains the following:
- a CDS encoding UDP-2,3-diacylglucosamine diphosphatase, giving the protein MVEQKLTNFRASAAEPEPRLYRTLFLSDLHLGARAAQAHLLLDFLKHNDAETIYLVGDIVDGWKLRKGWHWPQAHNDVVQKMLRKARKGARVIYVPGNHDEFARDYTGLTFGGVEVVDHAIHETADGKKLLVIHGDQFDIVVRNARWLAFLGDWAYDVAIAANTHLNRFRRLFGVGYWSFSAWAKLKVKEAVNFIGDFEETLAAEARRRGIDGVVCGHIHHAAVKTIDGVIYVNTGDFVESCTAIAEHEDGTFEILYWRKTAAERDAEQTAIKALPAPRAAAA; this is encoded by the coding sequence ATGGTCGAACAGAAGCTGACGAATTTCCGCGCGTCGGCGGCGGAGCCCGAACCGAGGCTTTACCGCACGCTCTTCCTTTCCGACCTGCATCTCGGCGCCAGGGCGGCGCAGGCGCATCTCCTTCTCGATTTCCTCAAGCACAATGACGCCGAGACGATCTATCTCGTCGGCGATATTGTCGACGGCTGGAAGCTGCGCAAGGGCTGGCACTGGCCGCAGGCGCATAACGACGTCGTTCAGAAGATGCTTCGCAAGGCGCGCAAGGGCGCGCGCGTCATCTATGTGCCGGGCAATCACGACGAATTCGCGCGCGACTATACAGGTCTCACCTTTGGCGGCGTCGAGGTGGTGGACCACGCCATCCACGAGACGGCCGACGGCAAGAAATTGCTGGTCATTCACGGCGACCAGTTCGACATCGTCGTGCGCAACGCCCGCTGGCTCGCCTTCCTCGGCGACTGGGCCTATGACGTCGCCATCGCCGCCAATACCCATCTCAACCGTTTCCGCCGCCTGTTCGGCGTCGGCTACTGGTCCTTCTCCGCCTGGGCGAAACTCAAGGTCAAGGAAGCCGTGAATTTCATCGGCGATTTCGAGGAGACGCTCGCCGCCGAGGCGCGCCGCCGCGGGATCGACGGCGTGGTCTGCGGCCATATCCACCACGCCGCCGTCAAGACGATCGACGGCGTGATCTATGTGAACACCGGCGACTTCGTCGAAAGCTGCACGGCCATCGCCGAGCACGAAGACGGAACCTTCGAGATTCTGTACTGGCGGAAGACGGCCGCGGAACGCGACGCCGAACAGACGGCGATCAAGGCGCTCCCGGCGCCCCGCGCGGCCGCCGCATAA
- a CDS encoding helix-turn-helix domain-containing protein produces MGVEGKEKHKILEAGALALSGQLGATIQRLRKAYNLSLSELSQQSGVAKSIISQIERNETNPTLATIWRLAQALDVSIERVLQTTEDEPFLEKTSKADTPILLSDDGKCRLAIIGWIKTVEWLQVYELSADPGGALESDPHQRGSVESLSVREGELEVEVAGVKETVKAGETLRYRCDRPHIIRNVAKATAQATMVCILKAAVME; encoded by the coding sequence ATGGGCGTCGAAGGCAAGGAAAAGCACAAGATTCTGGAGGCCGGGGCGCTGGCGCTTTCAGGCCAGCTCGGCGCGACGATCCAGCGGCTGCGGAAAGCTTACAACCTCTCGCTTTCCGAGCTTTCGCAACAATCGGGCGTCGCCAAGTCGATCATCAGCCAGATCGAGCGAAACGAGACCAATCCGACGCTTGCGACCATCTGGCGGCTCGCCCAGGCGCTCGACGTCTCGATCGAGCGCGTGCTGCAGACGACCGAGGACGAGCCCTTTCTCGAAAAGACCAGCAAGGCGGATACGCCGATCCTTCTCTCCGACGACGGAAAGTGCCGGCTCGCCATCATCGGCTGGATCAAGACGGTGGAGTGGCTCCAAGTCTATGAGCTTTCGGCCGATCCCGGCGGCGCGCTCGAATCCGATCCGCATCAGCGCGGCTCGGTGGAGAGCCTCTCCGTGCGCGAGGGCGAACTCGAAGTCGAGGTCGCGGGCGTGAAGGAGACGGTGAAGGCGGGCGAAACGCTGCGCTATCGCTGCGACCGGCCGCATATCATCCGCAATGTCGCCAAGGCGACGGCGCAGGCGACCATGGTCTGCATCCTCAAAGCCGCCGTGATGGAATAA
- the bfr gene encoding bacterioferritin, producing MRGDAKVIEYLNRGLRAELTAVNQYWLHYRIFDNWGFKELAEKWRKESIEEMRHADDFTARILFLEGFPNMQVLDPLRIGQTVEEIVAADLSTEVDARAMYIEAAVYCDSVNDRVSMELFERIVKSEEEHIDFLETQQELIKQLGVQLYSQKHIGHLS from the coding sequence ATGCGCGGCGACGCGAAGGTTATCGAATATCTCAATCGCGGGCTGCGCGCAGAGCTGACGGCGGTCAATCAATATTGGCTGCATTATCGAATTTTCGACAATTGGGGCTTCAAGGAGCTCGCCGAAAAGTGGCGTAAGGAATCGATCGAGGAAATGCGCCATGCGGATGATTTCACCGCGCGCATTCTCTTTCTCGAAGGCTTCCCCAATATGCAGGTTCTTGATCCGCTGCGCATCGGCCAGACCGTCGAGGAGATCGTCGCCGCCGATCTTTCCACCGAGGTCGACGCGCGCGCCATGTATATCGAGGCGGCCGTCTATTGCGACTCCGTGAACGATCGCGTGTCGATGGAGCTTTTCGAGCGCATCGTGAAGAGCGAGGAAGAGCATATCGACTTCCTCGAGACGCAGCAGGAGCTGATCAAGCAGCTCGGCGTGCAGCTCTACAGCCAGAAGCACATCGGCCATCTTTCCTGA
- a CDS encoding (2Fe-2S)-binding protein, translating into MIVCSCNVLSDRDVRETVTARSDRPSVASVFRSMGCEAKCGRCVRSIVAIVDQHSAARLDECGGNSDCDSCRADGLAA; encoded by the coding sequence ATGATCGTCTGTTCCTGCAACGTCCTCTCCGACCGTGATGTGCGCGAAACCGTGACGGCGCGTTCCGACCGTCCTTCCGTCGCCTCGGTCTTCCGCAGCATGGGATGCGAAGCGAAATGCGGCCGCTGCGTGCGCAGCATCGTCGCGATCGTCGATCAGCATTCCGCGGCGAGGCTGGACGAATGCGGCGGAAACAGCGATTGTGACAGCTGCCGCGCCGACGGACTGGCGGCGTGA
- the glpK gene encoding glycerol kinase GlpK, translating into MPQVIGAIDQGTTSTRFVIVDEAGEIRAFDQREHAQIYPRPGWVEHDAAEILANTKAAIAGALEKARLSPRDLAAVGATNQRETSLLWDRATGAPLHNALVWMDTRTQSLVDRFAAQGVGDDVRAKTGLPLATYFSALKLVWLIKNIPGAREKAERGEALFGTIDSWLIWNLTGGAAGGRHVTDATNASRTQLMNLSTLDWDDALLSLFDIPRACLPEIVSSSEVYGPCVDPLPGVPLSGALGDQHAALLGQACLSPGAAKNTYGTGCFLLMNTGETPHVSKAGLLTTLGYKLGAAKPTYALEGSIAIAGALVQWLRDNLGLISSSHEIEALAKTVPDNGGVYFVPAFSGLYAPRWRGDARGIIAGLTRFSNKGHIARAALEAAAYQTREVLAAMETDSGVAIRDLKVDGGMAANDLLMQFQSDLLDAPVVRPRHLETTSLGAAYAAGLAVGFFKSVEDVAQHWRAERRFEPAMTSDERARLIASWEKAVERSLGWA; encoded by the coding sequence ATGCCGCAGGTCATTGGCGCGATCGATCAGGGCACGACGAGCACGCGCTTCGTCATCGTGGACGAGGCGGGCGAGATCCGCGCCTTCGACCAGCGCGAACATGCGCAGATCTATCCGCGCCCTGGCTGGGTCGAACACGACGCGGCGGAAATTCTCGCCAATACGAAAGCCGCCATTGCCGGCGCGCTGGAGAAAGCGCGTCTTTCGCCGCGCGACCTCGCGGCCGTCGGCGCCACCAACCAGCGCGAGACGAGCCTGCTGTGGGACCGCGCGACCGGCGCGCCGCTTCACAATGCGCTCGTCTGGATGGATACGCGCACGCAATCGCTCGTCGATCGCTTCGCGGCGCAAGGCGTCGGCGACGACGTCCGCGCGAAGACGGGCCTGCCGCTCGCAACCTATTTCTCGGCGCTGAAGCTCGTCTGGCTCATCAAAAACATTCCCGGCGCGCGCGAAAAAGCCGAACGCGGCGAGGCGCTGTTCGGCACGATCGACTCGTGGCTCATCTGGAATTTGACCGGCGGGGCGGCGGGCGGCCGCCATGTCACAGATGCGACGAACGCGTCGCGCACGCAACTGATGAACTTATCGACGCTCGACTGGGACGACGCGCTTCTGTCGCTCTTCGACATTCCCCGCGCCTGTCTTCCGGAGATTGTCTCCTCAAGCGAGGTCTATGGTCCTTGCGTCGATCCCCTCCCCGGCGTTCCGCTCTCCGGCGCGCTCGGCGACCAGCATGCGGCGCTGCTGGGCCAGGCCTGCCTTTCGCCCGGCGCGGCGAAGAACACTTATGGCACGGGCTGCTTCCTGCTGATGAATACGGGCGAGACGCCGCATGTCTCGAAAGCCGGCCTCCTTACGACGCTCGGCTACAAGCTCGGCGCCGCGAAGCCGACCTATGCGCTCGAAGGCTCCATCGCCATCGCCGGCGCGCTGGTGCAATGGCTGCGCGACAATCTCGGGCTCATCTCATCGAGCCATGAGATCGAGGCGCTGGCGAAGACGGTCCCCGACAATGGCGGCGTCTATTTCGTTCCCGCCTTCTCCGGCCTCTATGCCCCCCGCTGGCGCGGCGACGCGCGCGGGATCATTGCGGGCCTCACGCGCTTTTCCAATAAGGGCCACATCGCCCGCGCGGCGCTCGAGGCCGCAGCCTATCAGACGCGCGAAGTCCTCGCCGCAATGGAGACGGACTCGGGCGTCGCCATCCGCGACCTGAAAGTCGATGGCGGCATGGCGGCGAATGATCTGCTGATGCAGTTTCAATCCGACCTTCTCGACGCGCCCGTGGTGCGCCCGCGCCATCTCGAAACAACGTCGCTCGGCGCGGCTTACGCGGCGGGGTTGGCGGTGGGATTTTTCAAGAGCGTGGAGGATGTCGCGCAACATTGGCGCGCGGAGAGACGCTTCGAGCCGGCGATGACGAGTGACGAGCGCGCGCGGCTGATCGCGTCATGGGAGAAGGCCGTCGAGCGGTCATTGGGGTGGGCGTGA
- a CDS encoding MEDS domain-containing protein, translating into MDDYIANCRPAFFSRQLRKSGLELVGEVPWGTHFCLLYRTAEELFEVLQAYFAEGLAANESCMWVTSDAFGVEEAEAALRSTVPNLDAFIASGQMEIIDHADWYLRDGVFDGDHVLDGWANKLAIATARGFEGLRLTGDTFWLQRQSWQGFMHYEAMCDEVIGANRILALCAYPLLKSTPPETFEIIANHDFAILKEGGRWLSFRSNNRQRLRQALRESEGRQNAILEAVQDAIIAFDSEGAIYTINAAGFRIFGYEASELLGANICVALPEKSVADLAPRPGQSAHVCKVTQGRRKNGETFPVEITVAATRYNNAPLLVASIRDLTEKHHAEARLKRIQIDRLAAMGAIAAGLAHELNQPLAATKTYLKVAERLIEAPPLEHSVSVEEALARAAAQVDRAGRIVSSLRGLTSDAEPDKTIQNLHRLIEQSCEEFARAFEENDIQLILEMGARDDRVLVDGMQIRQVLTNLFKNSMEAMAKAEAKRLTVSTIVEGEKIQVDIADTGPGVSDEVRDQLFDPLPSTKDGGMGIGLPMSRVIVEAHDGTISQRPNPEGGAILSFTLPLFESIRGVAG; encoded by the coding sequence GTGGACGATTATATCGCAAATTGCCGCCCGGCTTTTTTTTCCCGGCAACTGAGAAAGTCCGGTCTGGAGCTCGTCGGCGAGGTGCCGTGGGGCACGCATTTTTGCTTACTCTATCGCACCGCGGAGGAACTGTTCGAGGTTCTTCAGGCCTATTTCGCCGAAGGGCTCGCCGCAAATGAATCCTGCATGTGGGTCACCTCCGACGCCTTCGGCGTCGAGGAAGCTGAAGCGGCGCTGCGATCGACGGTTCCCAACCTCGACGCCTTCATCGCGTCGGGTCAGATGGAGATAATCGATCACGCCGACTGGTATCTTCGCGATGGCGTATTCGACGGCGACCACGTGCTCGATGGATGGGCGAACAAATTGGCGATTGCGACGGCGCGCGGCTTTGAAGGCTTGCGACTTACGGGCGATACATTCTGGTTGCAGAGGCAATCATGGCAAGGGTTTATGCATTATGAAGCGATGTGCGACGAAGTTATCGGCGCAAATCGGATACTCGCTTTGTGCGCTTATCCCTTGCTGAAGTCCACGCCTCCCGAGACCTTCGAGATTATCGCAAATCATGATTTTGCGATCCTGAAGGAAGGGGGGCGCTGGCTCTCGTTCAGGAGCAACAATCGTCAGCGGCTCAGGCAGGCGCTGCGAGAGAGCGAAGGGCGGCAGAACGCGATTTTGGAAGCTGTTCAGGACGCGATCATCGCTTTTGACAGCGAAGGCGCGATCTACACGATCAACGCCGCGGGCTTTCGCATCTTTGGATACGAGGCTAGCGAATTATTGGGCGCAAATATTTGCGTTGCGCTACCGGAAAAGTCGGTCGCCGACCTTGCGCCTCGCCCGGGGCAAAGCGCCCATGTCTGCAAAGTGACGCAAGGGCGACGCAAGAATGGCGAGACCTTCCCTGTCGAAATCACCGTTGCGGCGACCCGGTATAACAACGCGCCCCTGCTTGTCGCCAGCATCCGAGACCTGACTGAGAAACATCACGCCGAGGCGCGTCTCAAGCGCATACAGATCGATCGCCTGGCCGCGATGGGCGCCATCGCGGCGGGCCTCGCTCACGAACTGAATCAGCCCCTGGCGGCGACGAAAACTTACCTGAAAGTCGCCGAACGCCTCATCGAGGCGCCGCCTCTCGAACATTCCGTCAGCGTCGAAGAAGCCCTGGCGCGCGCCGCCGCGCAGGTGGATCGCGCGGGACGCATCGTCAGCAGCTTGCGCGGTCTGACCTCCGACGCGGAGCCGGACAAAACCATCCAGAATCTGCACCGATTGATCGAACAAAGCTGTGAAGAATTTGCAAGAGCGTTCGAGGAGAATGACATCCAGCTTATCTTGGAAATGGGAGCCCGCGACGATCGCGTCCTCGTCGATGGGATGCAGATTCGACAGGTCCTCACGAATTTATTCAAGAACAGCATGGAAGCGATGGCGAAAGCGGAAGCCAAACGACTGACCGTCTCAACCATCGTCGAAGGCGAAAAAATTCAGGTCGATATTGCGGATACGGGGCCTGGCGTTTCGGATGAAGTCAGAGACCAGCTTTTCGATCCGTTGCCTTCGACAAAGGATGGAGGAATGGGGATCGGTTTGCCGATGTCGCGCGTCATTGTCGAAGCCCATGATGGAACGATCTCGCAGCGCCCAAACCCCGAAGGCGGGGCCATTCTGAGTTTCACATTGCCGCTGTTCGAATCGATCCGAGGCGTCGCGGGCTGA
- a CDS encoding malic enzyme-like NAD(P)-binding protein — MIPDAENGFGAPLGAWPVAAILIDAVRILRIFVGAPHDALASGSPFPPVEIAGRKFIPDQGDNVYIFPAKAVAEQITEENLASG, encoded by the coding sequence ATGATTCCGGACGCAGAGAACGGCTTTGGCGCGCCTTTGGGCGCGTGGCCGGTCGCCGCGATTCTGATCGACGCCGTTAGGATTTTACGAATTTTCGTCGGTGCGCCTCATGACGCGCTGGCAAGCGGCAGCCCCTTCCCGCCTGTCGAGATCGCGGGCCGGAAATTCATCCCGGACCAGGGCGACAATGTCTACATCTTCCCGGCGAAGGCCGTCGCGGAGCAGATCACCGAAGAAAACCTCGCCTCGGGCTGA
- a CDS encoding S10 family peptidase, whose product MSHFTGTAAVLALTMSLCAPVLAEAPPPNAKAAEQQSQTRGLPPEAVTSHAIALQGEKIAFTARAGAIRLKDAKTEAPQADVAYVSYERSGIEASGRPVVFIFNGGPGAASAWLGLGAISPWRLRFPPETPSPSLTPVLLDNAETWLAFGDLVFIDPPGTGYSKFLSEKDDVEKRFFSVDGDAEALAVVIRKWLTARGRLTSPKYIVGESYGGFRAVKLLAPLRERENIGVDGLFLVSPALDFTWLQGGRPPLSYAALLPSLAAVARNARDRGQLADVEAYAAADYVVDLLKGPKDPQAQSRMSEAVARFTALDRNFVARLGARVDAKSFSRERKRNEQRIVSAYDGGVEGYDPDPFAPGGDWADPVLDAWRAPLGAAMTLLTQEKLAWPIGDARYAILDGRIARHWDFGHGGRANAEALSDMRDALALDPRLKIVVLQGVADLVIPYFATRLILDQLPAYGDADRVRLVVTAGGHMPYLRDEGRARMRDEARKLIERH is encoded by the coding sequence ATGTCGCACTTCACTGGGACCGCCGCGGTTTTGGCTCTGACGATGAGTTTATGCGCTCCGGTCCTCGCCGAAGCGCCGCCGCCAAACGCGAAAGCCGCCGAGCAGCAATCTCAGACGCGCGGCCTTCCGCCGGAAGCGGTCACTTCTCACGCGATCGCTCTGCAGGGAGAGAAGATCGCCTTCACCGCCCGGGCCGGGGCCATCCGGCTCAAGGACGCCAAAACCGAGGCGCCGCAGGCGGATGTCGCTTACGTCTCATATGAGCGCAGCGGAATAGAGGCGAGCGGACGCCCGGTGGTCTTCATCTTCAATGGCGGCCCCGGCGCCGCCTCGGCCTGGCTCGGGCTCGGCGCAATCTCGCCCTGGCGGCTGCGCTTTCCGCCGGAAACGCCGTCGCCTTCCCTAACGCCTGTCTTGCTGGACAATGCGGAGACATGGCTCGCTTTCGGCGATCTCGTCTTCATCGATCCGCCCGGGACGGGCTACAGCAAATTTCTCTCGGAGAAAGACGATGTCGAGAAACGCTTCTTCTCCGTGGACGGAGACGCCGAAGCGCTCGCGGTTGTGATCCGCAAATGGCTGACGGCGCGGGGACGATTGACTTCGCCGAAATATATTGTCGGCGAAAGCTATGGCGGATTTCGCGCCGTCAAACTGCTCGCGCCGTTGAGGGAAAGAGAGAATATCGGCGTCGACGGTCTTTTCCTGGTCTCGCCGGCCCTGGATTTCACATGGCTGCAGGGCGGGCGCCCGCCTCTGTCTTACGCGGCCCTGCTGCCGTCCCTCGCCGCGGTCGCCCGCAATGCGCGCGATCGCGGGCAGCTCGCCGACGTTGAGGCCTATGCGGCCGCAGACTATGTCGTCGATCTTCTCAAGGGTCCGAAAGATCCTCAAGCGCAATCGCGCATGAGCGAGGCTGTCGCGCGCTTTACTGCTCTCGATCGAAATTTCGTGGCGCGGCTGGGCGCGCGCGTCGACGCGAAAAGCTTCAGCCGGGAGCGCAAGCGCAACGAACAGCGCATCGTCAGCGCCTATGACGGCGGCGTGGAAGGCTACGACCCCGATCCATTCGCGCCCGGCGGCGATTGGGCGGATCCCGTGCTCGACGCCTGGCGCGCGCCGCTCGGCGCCGCCATGACGCTTTTGACGCAGGAAAAGCTCGCCTGGCCGATCGGCGACGCGCGTTACGCCATTCTGGACGGGCGGATCGCGCGTCACTGGGATTTCGGCCATGGCGGCCGAGCCAATGCGGAGGCGCTGTCCGATATGCGCGACGCCCTGGCGCTCGATCCCCGGCTCAAGATCGTCGTACTCCAGGGCGTCGCGGATCTCGTCATTCCCTATTTCGCGACGAGGCTCATTCTCGACCAACTTCCCGCCTATGGCGACGCCGACCGCGTGCGGCTTGTCGTGACCGCGGGCGGGCATATGCCCTATCTGCGCGACGAGGGACGCGCGCGGATGCGTGACGAAGCCCGCAAGCTCATCGAACGACATTGA
- a CDS encoding family 1 glycosylhydrolase → MELRDYSQIELWGGFECSIVRIGETARDQLAETGHLGRSCDFESVAALGLKTVRYPLLWESVSPERPDAFDWRGHDERFQKIRELGMTPVVGLVHHGSGPSYTDLLDPHFPRLLAAYARKVAERLPWVENFTPINEPLTTARFSGLYGHWWPHKSDDASFLRALVHQCAAVLLSMEAIREVTPQAKLVQTEDLGKTFSTPLLDDQAAYENQRRWLSLDLLCGRIDKRHPWWRIFRERGVTEAELSLFLDRPCAPDLVGVNHYLTSERYLDERVEIYPPHLHGGNGRRRYADAEAVRIGALDGDTGPAARLKEVWDRYGLPIAITEAHHGCSRDEQLRWLMDVYRAATTLKREGVDIRAVTIWSLFGAFDWNSLLVRKAGHYEPGAFDVRSAKPRPTALAKAAASLAAAGDYDHPILDAPGWWKRDNRHYARAPRSAPRRSEGRRLLAVTGATGTLGRAISRICESRGLEHVLLSRADMDIAEEASVKRKLEKVRPWAVINAAGYVDVARAHRESDRCMRENARGPETLARATSALGVPFVTFSSDLVFDGLLGRAYREPDATSPLCVYGLSKAEAERRVAAAHRDALIIRTSAFFGPWDQFNFAFATLARLRAGKAVHASAHMSVTPTYVPDLVHIALDLLIDGETGVWHLANRGCCNWYDFALRLADEARLPKALVLPKSGMRRDTSLDSARGALMPSLDNAVSRFFEDERRLSA, encoded by the coding sequence ATGGAACTGCGCGATTATTCGCAAATTGAACTCTGGGGCGGGTTCGAGTGCTCCATTGTGAGAATAGGCGAAACCGCCCGCGATCAGCTTGCGGAGACAGGTCATCTGGGCCGCTCATGCGATTTTGAATCGGTCGCCGCGCTGGGATTGAAGACGGTGCGTTATCCGCTTCTTTGGGAATCTGTCTCGCCCGAGCGGCCGGACGCTTTCGACTGGCGCGGACATGACGAGCGGTTCCAGAAGATCAGGGAGCTCGGGATGACCCCGGTCGTGGGACTGGTGCATCATGGCAGCGGCCCAAGCTACACCGATCTTCTCGATCCCCATTTTCCCAGGCTTCTCGCCGCTTACGCCCGGAAGGTCGCCGAGCGGCTCCCCTGGGTGGAGAACTTCACGCCCATCAACGAACCTCTGACGACGGCGCGTTTCAGCGGCCTTTACGGCCATTGGTGGCCGCACAAATCGGATGACGCTTCGTTTCTTCGCGCGCTTGTTCACCAATGCGCGGCGGTTCTTTTGTCGATGGAGGCGATCCGGGAAGTAACGCCGCAAGCGAAGCTGGTGCAGACGGAAGATCTGGGCAAGACCTTTTCAACCCCGCTTCTCGACGATCAGGCCGCTTATGAAAACCAGCGGCGATGGCTCAGCCTCGATCTTCTGTGCGGGCGGATCGACAAGCGCCATCCCTGGTGGAGAATCTTCCGAGAACGCGGCGTCACGGAAGCTGAGCTCTCTCTATTTTTGGACAGGCCGTGCGCGCCAGACCTCGTCGGCGTCAATCATTATCTGACAAGCGAGCGCTATCTGGACGAGCGGGTGGAAATCTATCCGCCGCATCTTCACGGCGGAAACGGCCGGCGCCGCTACGCCGATGCGGAAGCCGTGCGGATCGGGGCGCTCGACGGAGACACGGGGCCGGCGGCGCGGCTCAAAGAGGTTTGGGACCGTTACGGATTGCCGATCGCGATAACGGAAGCCCATCACGGCTGTTCGAGAGACGAGCAGTTGCGGTGGCTGATGGACGTCTATCGCGCTGCGACGACGCTCAAACGGGAAGGCGTGGACATCAGAGCGGTGACGATATGGTCGCTCTTCGGCGCCTTTGACTGGAATTCCCTACTGGTGCGCAAAGCGGGTCATTACGAGCCCGGCGCATTCGACGTGAGAAGCGCAAAGCCGCGACCGACGGCGCTCGCCAAAGCGGCGGCTTCGCTCGCGGCCGCCGGCGATTACGATCATCCCATTCTCGACGCGCCGGGATGGTGGAAGCGGGACAATCGTCATTACGCGCGGGCGCCGCGATCCGCGCCGCGCCGCAGCGAAGGCCGCCGCCTTCTCGCCGTCACCGGCGCGACGGGCACTTTGGGGCGCGCCATTTCGCGCATCTGCGAATCGCGCGGCCTCGAACATGTTCTTCTGTCGCGCGCCGACATGGACATCGCCGAAGAAGCCTCCGTCAAACGCAAACTGGAGAAGGTCCGGCCGTGGGCCGTCATCAACGCCGCCGGCTATGTCGACGTCGCCAGGGCGCATCGCGAAAGCGACCGCTGCATGCGTGAAAATGCGCGCGGACCGGAGACTCTCGCGCGCGCGACGAGCGCTTTGGGCGTCCCTTTCGTCACCTTCTCGTCCGACCTTGTCTTCGACGGGCTTTTAGGACGGGCCTATCGGGAACCCGACGCGACGTCGCCGCTTTGCGTTTACGGGCTCAGCAAGGCGGAAGCGGAGCGCCGCGTCGCCGCCGCGCATCGAGACGCGCTCATCATCCGGACCAGCGCATTTTTCGGACCCTGGGACCAGTTCAACTTCGCCTTCGCGACGCTCGCGAGATTGAGAGCCGGCAAGGCGGTTCACGCCAGCGCGCATATGAGCGTCACCCCGACCTATGTGCCGGACCTCGTTCACATCGCGCTCGATTTGCTGATCGACGGCGAGACCGGCGTCTGGCATCTCGCCAATCGGGGCTGCTGCAACTGGTACGATTTCGCATTGAGGCTCGCCGACGAGGCGCGTTTGCCGAAAGCGCTCGTCCTTCCTAAAAGCGGCATGCGTCGGGACACCTCGCTCGACAGCGCGCGCGGCGCGCTCATGCCGTCGCTCGACAACGCCGTCAGCCGTTTCTTCGAAGACGAGCGGCGGCTTTCCGCCTGA